A genomic window from Gossypium hirsutum isolate 1008001.06 chromosome D12, Gossypium_hirsutum_v2.1, whole genome shotgun sequence includes:
- the LOC107941890 gene encoding uncharacterized protein, translated as MSPASMMGRIFKAEYFPHSGFLYAQLGSNPSLIWRSIWSARRILELGLRWKVGSGVRINIWNDFWLPDPYLEKIKSARVSSVERVSDLIMPNMIVWNEPSIDSIFSPEEAFLIRNIPLSSFPQENRVVWGGEGLGIYIVRSGYRLLLQAPNFTIREHTLFKQIWGLSCPPKIKIALWKFVNAYVPTKSSLYDKRIASDPICPRCHLDVENVNHVFRLCVFARDVWVALEYATPVHVLK; from the coding sequence ATGAGTCCTGCGTCTATGATGGGGCGTATTTTTAAGGCGGAGTATTTTCCTCATTCGGGATTCCTGTATGCACAATTGGGGTCTAATCCATCACTGATTTGGAGGAGCATTTGGAGTGCTCGGCGGATATTAGAATTGGGCCTTAGGTGGAAGGTGGGTTCGGGAGTGAGGATTAACATTTGGAATGACTTTTGGTTGCCAGACCCATATTTGGAAAAAATCAAGTCTGCTCGGGTGAGCTCTGTTGAGAGAGTTTCGGATCTTATTATGCCTAATATGATAGTATGGAATGAACCTTCGATTGATTCGATTTTTTCCCCTGAAGAGGCGTTTCTTATTAGAAACATTCCATTATCATCTTTCCCCCAAGAGAATCGAGTAGTTTGGGGTGGGGAAGGATTGGGTATCTATATTGTTCGCAGTGGATATAGACTTTTGCTTCAGGCCCCAAATTTTACAATAAGGGAACATACGTTGTTTAAACAGATTTGGGGACTTTCATGCCCCCCAAAAATTAAAATCGCTCTGTGGAAATTTGTTAATGCCTATGTGCCAACTAAGTCCAGTTTGTATGATAAACGCATAGCAAGTGATCCAATTTGTCCTAGGTGCCATCTAGATGTGGAGAACGTGAATCACGTCTTTCGTTTATGTGTTTTTGCGAGAGACGTTTGGGTAGCTTTGGAGTATGCTACTCCAGTGCATGTGCTCAAATGA